The genomic DNA GGCTGCGGGCGGCGGGACGGCGGGGCGGCGGGGCGGCGGGGCGGATGGACTGGCACAGCCCACGTTGCGTTTCGGGCTTGAATCCGCCCTCTTCATTCCCAATTCGTAATTCGTAATTCGTAATTCGTAATTCGTAATTCATAAAATGCCCCCGGACACCAGTCCGGTGTTCACATGGAAAGGAGGCGTTCATGAAGGGAATCGTGCTGGCGGGCGGCGCGGGCACGCGTCTGCACCCCCTGACGGTGGCGGTGAGCAAGCAGTTGCTGCCGGTCTACGACAAGCCGATGATCTATTACCCCCTAAGCACGCTGCTGCTGGCTGGCATCCGGGACATTCTGCTCATCAGCACACCCCACGACCTGCCCCTCTTCGAGCGGCAACTGGGCGACGGCTCGCAGTGGGGGGTCTACATCCAGTATGCCGCCCAGCCCCGCCCTGAGGGCCTGGCCCAGGCCTTCATCATCGGCGCGGACTTTATCGGGGACCAGCCCTCCTGCCTGGTGCTGGGGGACAACATCTTCTACGGCCACGGCATGGGCGGCACCCTGAAGGAGGCGGCGAAGCTGCGGGAGGGCGGCCTGGTTTTCGCCTATTACGTGAGCGACCCCGAGCGCTACGGCGTGGTCTCCTTCAATGCGGAGGGCAGGGCGGTGAGCCTGGAGGAAAAGCCGGCGCAACCGAAAAGCCCCTACGCCGTGCCCGGCCTGTATTTCTACGGCCCGGATGTCGTGGGGCACGCCGCGGCCCTGCGGCCCAGCACGCGCGGCGAGCTCGAAATCACCGACCTGAACCGGGTCTATCTGGAACAGGGGCGGCTTCGGGTCGAGGTGCTCGGACGCGGCGTGGCCTGGCTCGACACCGGCACAAACCGCAGCCTGATGGAGGCGGGCCAGTTTGTGCAGGCCATCGAGGAGCGGCAGGGCCTGAAAATCGCCTGCCTCGAGGAAATCGCCCTGGCGCAGGGCTGGATTGGCCCGGAACAGGTCCAAGAGGCCTGCGGGCGCATGGGAAAGAGCGCCTACGCCGCCTACCTCCGGGGATTGCTGGAACGCCGCGTGTGACTGGACACCCATCCCTGCCCGTCCACCCCATTTGCGGCAATCCGGGACCTTGCGGTACCATTTGACAAAGAACAGGCGGCAATTTCCATGACAACGAAAGGCGCGCAGTGCCGGAGACAGACCCCCTAAAGATTAAAGCCCTTCTCGAGCGCCAGTCGGAGGGCGAATCGCTGAGTTTTCAGTCCCTCATCTCCGAACTCGGCGACATGAATGTCGGGGAGGAGACGGTGATTGCAAGGGGGGGCACCGCACCCCATGCCCCCGGCAGTCTTCGGGACGTGTCCCAACTGGAAACGGAGATTGCGGACGCCCCCACAATGCTGGACGCCGAGCGCGCCGCCGAGGCCGCGCGGCGCCGCGCCGAGCTGGACTACCGGGTCCTCACGGAAAGTTCCTCCAGGCGGACGCCCATCTGGCTTCAAACCCTGCTGCTGGGCGGGCTGGCCGACCTGCTGCTGCTCCCCATCGTGGGCGGGTCCGGCTTCATCTATTTCCAGCCGTGGTACTCGCTCGCGGTCTGCTTTTTTTCCGGTGTGACCGTGTTCTGGTCGCTCTACGGTCTGGTGCGCATAAAGCCCCATGAGACCGCCGCGGAACGCTGGCTCTGTCTGATTGGCTTTGGACTGGCCGTTCTGGCCGGGGTTGTGGCCTTCATGCTGCGCGCGCCCACCCCGATGCCCATGCGCTAGCCCCCGTCCGGCGCGTCCGCGCCCCGCGCCACCACCACGGCGCCCACACAGTCCCCCGTGAGGTTCACCACCGTCCGGCTCATGTCCAGCAGCCGGTCCACGCCGATGGCTATTCCGATGCCCTCCACCGGTATCCCCGCCGCGCTGAATATGATCCCCATCAGCCCGATGCTGGCCCCCGGTATCCCCGCAGTGCCGATGGACGCCAGCACCGCCGTGAGAAACACCATGAACTGCGCCTGAAGGGACAGGTTCATCCCATAGACCTCCGCCACAAACAGGCTCGCCACGGAAAGGTAGAGCGCCGTGCCGTCCATGTTCACCGTCGCGCCGATGGGCAGCACGAACCCGCCGATGTTTCGGTTCACCCCCAGGTTCTCCGTGACACAGCGCAGGGACACGGGCAGGGTGGCGCTGCTGGACGAGGTGCTGAACCCCACCTGGAAGGCCGGCAGCATCCCCCTCAGGAACCGCCCCGGCGGCATCCGCCCCAGCAACGGGCAGATGACCAGAGTCAGCACGCAAAAATGAACGCCCAGCCCCAGCATCACCGTCATGAAATACTTCGCCAGGGTGAGCAGGTATTCCACGCCCAGTTCCGCCACGGCCCGCGCCATCAGCGCGAACACGCCCACCGGCGCGAGGAGCATCACCCACATGATAATGGCGACCAATGCCCGGTCCAGCGCCGTGAAGACCTCCAGCGCCGGGCGGCCCTCCGCGCCAAGGCTTGCCAGCGCCGCGCCAAGGAGCATGGCGAAAAAAATCACAACGAGCGGGTTCTGCCCCGCCATGATGGGGTTCTTGATGACGGCGGGCAGCACCGAATCCTGCAGGCGCCGGCCAAAATTGGCGGGCGTTTCCCCCGCTTCGGCGGCATTGATGGACCCGGCCGCGTTTTCCGGCGGCCGCAACGAGGCGTGGCCCACCCCCGGCTGGATGAGGTTCACCAGCAGCAGGCCCGTGAGCACGGCCAGGCAGCTCGTCAGAAGGAAATAGGCCAGCGTTTTCGCGCCCAGCGCCCCGAGTCGCCGCACATCCCCCACCCCCGCCGTGCCGTTCAGCACGGAGACAAAAATCAGCGGAAGAATCACCACCGTCAAAAGGAGAATGAAGAGCCGCCCAAAGACACCCAGATAGTCACTGACAAAGCCCGTGTCCCCGAAATGAAGGTGCAACCAGCCGCAGGCCACCCCGGCCCCCATCGCCGCCAGTATCTGGAGCGGCAGGGTGGTCCGGCGCGGCAGCCAGACCAGAAACACCATGAACGCGGCAAAAAGAAACAGTGTCCGCCACCCCGCCAGAAGCAGGCCGCCAACGCCCCCAAACGGCCAGGCCGCCGCCGCTCCCAGCCCCGCGGAAAGGAGAAACAGCAACGCGGGCACCACGCGCCCCGCCTTCACGCTTGTTCCTGTCCACGCCGGTTACACATGGTCTCACCCTGAAGCCCGCACAAAACGTTTGACGGCAAACAATTTGACGCTTGCCGCATCTTCATGCCATAATATCCAAGGAGATTGAGCGCCCGCAACCCGCAAGGGGGCGCGCGGGTCTGATACAGACAATGCACGTTCCGTCCCGCGGCGGTTTCAGGGCGGAATCCGGGATGAAACAGACGACCGCCGAAAATGTATGGTTACGGTGTCCGGAATGGCCGGCCACGGCGTCCGGCAAGACACAGAGAAGGGAATTGCCCAATGGCACAAGACGATGATGTGACCCTGCGGATCAAGGAAATCATTGCGGACCGGCTGAACCGGAAGATCGAGGAGCTTTCCGAAAGCGCCCGGATCATTGACGACCTCGGCGCCGACTCCCTGGACCAGACCGAGATCATCATGGCCCTGGAGGAGGAGTACAACCTCGAGATTGACGACGACGCCAACCAGATCGAGACGGTGGGCGACGCAATCAAGTACATCAAGGCCCGCGTTTGACCGGTTGACACGGTCCGGCCCCCCACCGTCCGCGTTGCGGCGCGGTGAACCCCGCCCGGCCTCCCGCCTATGATGGGCGGGGGGCCGGGCTGTTTATTGGGACGGGGAAACGGCGCAGGAGGCAATGCCATGGAGAAGATTGTCGTCACTGGAATGGGGGTGGTTTCGCCGGTCGGCACGGGTGTGCCGGACTACTGGCCGGCCCTGTGCGCGGGCCGCTCGGGCATCCGGGCCTTCGAGGGGCTCGATGACCGTTTTCCCTCGCGGATTGCGGGCATGATCACCGCCCCGGTGGTTCCGGAGGGCATGGACCCCAAGGAACTGCGCCGCCAGAGCCGGTACATTCTCTTCGCCGTCGAGGCGGCCAACCAGGCATGGAAACAGTCCGGTCTTTCCCTGGAAGGCCGCGACCCGCAGCGATTCGGCGTGAACATCGGCTCGGGCATTGGCGACATCGGCGAGATTCACGACAACGCCCTGCTTTTGGAGCGTTCCGGCCCGCGAAGGGTCTCCCCGTTTTTCATTCCCAAAGCCCTTGCGAACATGGCGGCGGGAATTGTGGCCATCCGCTTCGGTCTGCGCGGACCCAACCGCGCCCTGGTCACGGCATGCGCCACCGGCGCCCAGTCCCTCGCCTCGGCGGCGGACAGCATCCGCCTCGGCCAGGCCGATGTGATGCTGGCGGGCGGCGCCGAGGCGGCCGCAACCCCCTTCAGTCTGGCCTCCTTCGGGGCACTGCGCGCCCTCTCGACCCGCAACGAGGAGCCGGAGCGCGCCAGCCGCCCCTTTGACGCGGACCGCGACGGATTCGTGCTGGCCGAGGGGGCGGGGGTCCTTGTGCTGGAGTCGGAAAGCCACGCCCGCGCGCGGGGCGCGGAGATTCTGGCCGAACTGGCGGGCTACGGCGAAACCTGCGACGCCTTCCACGCTGTGGCGCCCCGTCCGGACGGTTCCGGCTGCGCGGCCTCCATGCGGGCGGCCCTGGCCATGGCCGGGATTGCCCCGGAGCAGGTGGGTTACATCAACGCCCACGGGACCAGCACAAAGTTAAACGACATCGCCGAGTCTGCGGCCATTTTGTCGGTTTTCGGCCCCGCCGGACCCCTGGTCAGCTCGACCAAGAGCATGACGGGGCATCTGCTGGGTGCGGCGGGCGCCGTCGAGGCCATTGCATGCGTGCAGACCCTGCTCACGGGGGTGATTCACCCGAGCATAAACTACGAAAATCCCGACATTGAATGCCCCATAAATATCGTGTCAAACACCGCAAGGGAGGCAAATATTGCATTTGCACTGTCAAATTCGCTAGGATTTGGG from Candidatus Hydrogenedentota bacterium includes the following:
- the fabF gene encoding beta-ketoacyl-ACP synthase II, whose protein sequence is MEKIVVTGMGVVSPVGTGVPDYWPALCAGRSGIRAFEGLDDRFPSRIAGMITAPVVPEGMDPKELRRQSRYILFAVEAANQAWKQSGLSLEGRDPQRFGVNIGSGIGDIGEIHDNALLLERSGPRRVSPFFIPKALANMAAGIVAIRFGLRGPNRALVTACATGAQSLASAADSIRLGQADVMLAGGAEAAATPFSLASFGALRALSTRNEEPERASRPFDADRDGFVLAEGAGVLVLESESHARARGAEILAELAGYGETCDAFHAVAPRPDGSGCAASMRAALAMAGIAPEQVGYINAHGTSTKLNDIAESAAILSVFGPAGPLVSSTKSMTGHLLGAAGAVEAIACVQTLLTGVIHPSINYENPDIECPINIVSNTAREANIAFALSNSLGFGGHNASLVFKRHG
- a CDS encoding dicarboxylate/amino acid:cation symporter — its product is MKAGRVVPALLFLLSAGLGAAAAWPFGGVGGLLLAGWRTLFLFAAFMVFLVWLPRRTTLPLQILAAMGAGVACGWLHLHFGDTGFVSDYLGVFGRLFILLLTVVILPLIFVSVLNGTAGVGDVRRLGALGAKTLAYFLLTSCLAVLTGLLLVNLIQPGVGHASLRPPENAAGSINAAEAGETPANFGRRLQDSVLPAVIKNPIMAGQNPLVVIFFAMLLGAALASLGAEGRPALEVFTALDRALVAIIMWVMLLAPVGVFALMARAVAELGVEYLLTLAKYFMTVMLGLGVHFCVLTLVICPLLGRMPPGRFLRGMLPAFQVGFSTSSSSATLPVSLRCVTENLGVNRNIGGFVLPIGATVNMDGTALYLSVASLFVAEVYGMNLSLQAQFMVFLTAVLASIGTAGIPGASIGLMGIIFSAAGIPVEGIGIAIGVDRLLDMSRTVVNLTGDCVGAVVVARGADAPDGG
- the rfbA gene encoding glucose-1-phosphate thymidylyltransferase RfbA, which encodes MKGIVLAGGAGTRLHPLTVAVSKQLLPVYDKPMIYYPLSTLLLAGIRDILLISTPHDLPLFERQLGDGSQWGVYIQYAAQPRPEGLAQAFIIGADFIGDQPSCLVLGDNIFYGHGMGGTLKEAAKLREGGLVFAYYVSDPERYGVVSFNAEGRAVSLEEKPAQPKSPYAVPGLYFYGPDVVGHAAALRPSTRGELEITDLNRVYLEQGRLRVEVLGRGVAWLDTGTNRSLMEAGQFVQAIEERQGLKIACLEEIALAQGWIGPEQVQEACGRMGKSAYAAYLRGLLERRV
- the acpP gene encoding acyl carrier protein, with product MAQDDDVTLRIKEIIADRLNRKIEELSESARIIDDLGADSLDQTEIIMALEEEYNLEIDDDANQIETVGDAIKYIKARV